The genomic window AAAAATGCACTTGCCCACGCTTATCCTCACTGTAACAGTAAGGTTTACCAATATCGTGTAATAATGCACTTAACTTTAGGGTAGCTAATTTCCTATTGAAGTATTCTTTACACTCTTTAATTTGCATTTGTTCAATTTTTTTGACAGTAAGTATTGAATGGTTAAGTAGATTACCGCCCCGCTTTCCCTGTGCTACTTTTCTCATTGGCTTAAGTTCAGGTATTATAACATCAAGTATTCCAAGTCTTGCCATCCTTTGTAAAGTTGGATACGAATTTTTTACTTTCAGCAATAGCATTATTTCTTCCCTTTTACGTTCAGCTGCCGATTTATTTAGCAGTCTGACATTTTGTTTCATCACTTTAATAGTCTCAGCTGTTATCTTAAAGCCGAGTGTAGCAGAAAATCTAAACCCACGCAGTATTCGGAGTGGGTCATCTCTTATACCATTTTCTGATACCATTTTTATACGCCCTTTTTCTACATCTTTTACTCCATAAAATGGGTCAAATATTTCAAGTCCCGGCAGTCTCGCAGCTATAGCATTAATAGTAAAATCACGCCTACTAAGGTCTTTTTCAATTGATTCCATACCATTGAAATCAAAAGTAAGAGGTGCTACCTCAAGCTCTTTTCGGTAGACTACTCTCGCCTCATCATTTTTCTCATCAAGCAAGACAAATTTACCTTTAATTTTAGTAGCAAACCATTTTGCAAATTCTATACCGGACTCTTTGATTGCAAAATCAAAGTCTTTAATTGGTAACCCAATGATAGCATCCCTTATAGCGCCGCCAACAAGCCATGGCTCATTTGCTTTAAGTAGAAACTGCATAAATGGGTTAAGTTTAGCTTTTAGCTCTTGTAAAATCATAAACCAAATTGTATTACCAGTTTAGACAAAAGTCAAACAAAAGTGAAAATACACAGATAGACACAGATATGAACACAGATGGACACAGAAAGAATGGCAGTTTGGTATCACTTAAACAACAAAAAGGAGAGATAAAAGTTGTAGGTTTTGTAATTGGATTTATTTTTGTAGCTCTTAATTCTTAACTATACTTTGAGTCCTTCACTTTGTGAACAATTAACCAAGATTATGGATTAACCACAGATGAACGCAGATAGATACAGATAAGGTCAGGATAAATACAGATGTTTATTTCACCCAAATAAATCTGTGTCCATCTTTCAATCATCTACGTACATCAGTGTTTATTCGCGGTTTCCTTCGGGCCGAGCCTTAGGACGAGGTCAAAATTTAACGCATTATTTGGGATTAAGCACCTTTATTTTTCATTACAAGCAACTAATCCCTCTTTAATCAAATCGTTTATCAGTTCCAATACATCTTCTTTTACTGAATCCCTTTTGGATACCTCATATCTATCATATATCCCATCTATCATCTCTTTGACACTCTTACCAGCCTCAATCCAGCCCCAAATTATTGCGCCTACTTTTTCTAATACATAGTAAAAGTTGGTCTCAGTATTTAAGAGTATCACATCTTTGTCAACCACACGGAATAGAGTTTGAGGTGACTTCCTAAATCGTTGATTAAGCTTAACCATTAAACCTCCATTTCTTAATTTAGTTCATCAAGTAATGGCATGTCTGGTGATTCTGGGTTAGGTATCAATATTTTTATTTTTTCTATTGTTTTACCCATTTATAATTCCTCTAACAAATTCTTAATGACATCCGGTAAGCGATGCATATCTTTACCCAAGAACAATTCATATTGGCGAGTCTGTGACACTAAGTCAACTAAAAAGTTGAATTTTTCCGCTGCTGATTCCTTATTGTTCTTTAAATAATGGGCAACACCGGGCAAGAATAACTTCTTTAAAGACTCGGTAGCTGAAATCCTTTTGTAGGTAAGACTATTTCCTTTACCAGAGATAAAAAAAATCAATCTTGCTGGGAGCTCCTTTGAATCTGAGAAAGCATCTCCTACATTAAATAGAGTAGAACACTTTCCTCCCCATATATACTGGGCAGTTTTAACTCCTTTAATTAAATTAGTATCCCCCTTTACACTAACTGTTCCACTTACACTAAAAATGTTTATCCTACTGTCTCGTTTTTTAAGAAATGCCTTATCATCGCATATAAATTGAAAACCAGAATTAACTAAATTTAAGATAACAGTGGTCTTACCTGCTCCAGGGTCTCCAACAAAGAGAACACATTTGCCTTCTATCCCAATTCCTGAGGCGTGGAGGACGCCAAAACTGTGTCCTAAAAGTGCAGGAGTACACACTTTGGGAACTATCCGCTTTATTGTAAGATTTAAAAAAGAATCAGGTACAAGAGTATCTTCAGCTACAAATATATCTATGCTATCAAATGCTCCCCTAAAATAGGCTACACCATGAGTGAGGAAGCTTTCTTTAGTCGTTTCACTTAGTTCACTTCCATCTGAGCTATCAAATCGAAAAATATCACTCCCTGATTCAATATTATGGATATAAATGCAAGCACTTTCTTCACCAACTGAATCAATTGGCGAGATATACTGGTCTATCTTTGAGTGAAGTGAAAGAAGATTAGAGCTCACTTTAACCACTACACCCCGAAAGTTATAATATCGTGTATAATACAACTGGTTGCTAAAAGCCACTCTTTTCTTAAGAAGCACCTACTTCACGCACAGTTCTTCCCTGCTTGCTCAGAGTAGCATGCAACAAGATTATAATAATCGTAATAGGAAGTGGAATCCATAGTAGAGGCCCATATCTTTTCTTGCTTTTTGAGAACTGGCTTGACATACTTATCACGCACCTTCTTATTTGCCAAGTTGCTTGCCTTGCCTTTCTTGCACCTCATCTTTTACCTCCTTTCTTAAGTTTTCTTTGACTTTTAATCAAGTTCTTGGTTATTCGACAACACTCACGTGGGACTTCAAAAATATTTCCAGATTCTAGATATGCCACACCACGACTGGGAAAGCACTTATTTAGTAAAAACTTGCAGGAATAGCACTTAAAGGCTGAGATTTCTAAATTTCTCATCCAATGAAATATATTAGAATTTAACCAGATATCACTTAAAGCTTGTTTTCTTAAGTCACCGGCTTCAGGAGTCCAGAAGTGGTAAAGTGATGGATAAACTTTTCCATGTGAATCAATAACACAGTAATGACGGGTGGCAAGCCTAACCCTGGATTTAAAATTTAACCTCGCCTCTTTTCCCATAGGTAAGGTGTCATCTTTGAGATATGGCGGAAGTGGCACTTTAGCAAAAAGGGCTTGTAGTTCATCATCTGATAGTCTGTGATAAGTTGGTGATAAGTCCCTATTGAGCGCAGGCAAGATCAAGGGAATAGCATATACTCTTATACCAAGCTTTTCTGCTAAGCATTGAAAGTCATCAATATCGTCAAAATTCTCTTTTATTATCGATTGCGCAGCCCACCATTTTATACCTTTTTTATTTAGCATATCTATACCTTCCATTATCCTTTTAAAAGCACCATTTACACCCACAATCTTATCATGTATCTCAGCCCTTGAGCCCTCAAGACTTACTTGAACTTCGATGGGGTAAGAATTAAATCTATCCACTATTTGATTGGTGAGTAGAGTACCGTTTGTAAGAAGGAAGACATAAAACCCTTTCTTAAAAGAGTATTCTAAGATATCAACAAAATCGTCTCGCAAAAGGGGTTCACCACCACTAAATGTTAATTCAAAACAGCCTAAATCTGCTAATTGGTCAAGTATGTTCTTAACTTCTTTTGTAGTAAGCTCATCTTTAGAAGATTGACCCACCATTAAGCAATGAATACACCTGAGATTGCAAGCATTAGTTAGGTTAAAATGGACTTTATATAGGAACAAAGGATATTTTTTGTCAAGTAAGTCTTTATATTCGCGCATTTTCTTGACTCCTGGTTAGCAGTTTGGTAACCATTGTATCGTTTCTCATAATGCGACAGTATTCTACTCCAATCTTTCTTATATCTCTCGTTTGAAGCCATGACTCACCTATACAAGAGCGACAATAGGGAAAATACTTACAGCTACCACAGGGGTAGGCTTCTTTTCTAATTTCTCTTACTCGCTGAAATACTGGACTATACTTCCAGATTGTAATAAGCTTATCTTTACGTAAATCACCTGCCTCCATCCGAAGGATACCGCAAGGATAAACCTTACCATTCGCCCCAATAGAGAAAAGACTATAGCCTGCTCCACATAATCCTCGGTGCTTTAGCTTACTTGGTTCATAACGTTGGCTCCAATAATCCTTAGAGGTGAGCTCTTTGATTTGGTCATCTGAAAGCCGATAATTTAAAGGTAAGGTTGAGCCACTGTAACAGGGGAAGACTTCTAAAAGGACTATAAAAGGAAGACTGAGCTCCTTACAGAGCCCTATTAGCTCATCAATGGTAGCAAAATTTTGCTTCATCACTCTGATATTTACAGTTGTTTTTATATTTGCCATTTTTAAAAGTTTTAACCCATTTAAAGTTGAGTTAAATGACCCTCTTACTTGTGTAATACTTTCATGAACTTCAGGCTTTGAACTGAACAAACTCACAAAAACACGCAAAAAGGCGAATGAGGAAAGTCTATCCACTACTGGTTTTGTAATCAATGTCCCATTGGTAAGCAATTCAATGG from bacterium includes these protein-coding regions:
- a CDS encoding radical SAM protein, which codes for MREYKDLLDKKYPLFLYKVHFNLTNACNLRCIHCLMVGQSSKDELTTKEVKNILDQLADLGCFELTFSGGEPLLRDDFVDILEYSFKKGFYVFLLTNGTLLTNQIVDRFNSYPIEVQVSLEGSRAEIHDKIVGVNGAFKRIMEGIDMLNKKGIKWWAAQSIIKENFDDIDDFQCLAEKLGIRVYAIPLILPALNRDLSPTYHRLSDDELQALFAKVPLPPYLKDDTLPMGKEARLNFKSRVRLATRHYCVIDSHGKVYPSLYHFWTPEAGDLRKQALSDIWLNSNIFHWMRNLEISAFKCYSCKFLLNKCFPSRGVAYLESGNIFEVPRECCRITKNLIKSQRKLKKGGKR
- a CDS encoding radical SAM protein; the encoded protein is MVKEVDKYTIFQSKDGTPIPSGVEFEVTNRCNLNCVHCMNDESADNELSLDEITHIIDQLLKIGIFTITFSGGEPSLRRDFFDIIGYAASKGFSIELLTNGTLITKPVVDRLSSFAFLRVFVSLFSSKPEVHESITQVRGSFNSTLNGLKLLKMANIKTTVNIRVMKQNFATIDELIGLCKELSLPFIVLLEVFPCYSGSTLPLNYRLSDDQIKELTSKDYWSQRYEPSKLKHRGLCGAGYSLFSIGANGKVYPCGILRMEAGDLRKDKLITIWKYSPVFQRVREIRKEAYPCGSCKYFPYCRSCIGESWLQTRDIRKIGVEYCRIMRNDTMVTKLLTRSQENARI
- a CDS encoding HD domain-containing protein, with protein sequence MILQELKAKLNPFMQFLLKANEPWLVGGAIRDAIIGLPIKDFDFAIKESGIEFAKWFATKIKGKFVLLDEKNDEARVVYRKELEVAPLTFDFNGMESIEKDLSRRDFTINAIAARLPGLEIFDPFYGVKDVEKGRIKMVSENGIRDDPLRILRGFRFSATLGFKITAETIKVMKQNVRLLNKSAAERKREEIMLLLKVKNSYPTLQRMARLGILDVIIPELKPMRKVAQGKRGGNLLNHSILTVKKIEQMQIKECKEYFNRKLATLKLSALLHDIGKPYCYSEDKRGQVHFYGHERKGIELLNNVREKLRLSNYEFRSIATLIRYHMRPHLLASDGIPTAKAIWRLVRDGGADTPGIFLLAYADAIASGGMGSKKLLDLLKIGITMWKDMRRPKFKRIITGDDLIALGLKPGPRFRKILQEVEEAQVSGELRTKEEAIEFVRQKYCKKRQVSEI
- a CDS encoding PqqD family protein produces the protein MVKLNQRFRKSPQTLFRVVDKDVILLNTETNFYYVLEKVGAIIWGWIEAGKSVKEMIDGIYDRYEVSKRDSVKEDVLELINDLIKEGLVACNEK